The stretch of DNA GAAAAAGGCAGCTGCAGCAGCGAAGGCTAAAGCGGCTGCACTAGCGAAGAAGAAACGTGAAGGTATCGTAGAGGAAGAGGCTCCAGCTCCGGTTGAAGAACCGCCAGCAGCAGCTGATGCACCGGAAGACGGAGATGACCTTGCGAAAAAGAAGGCTGCAGCAGTAGCGAAGGCGAAAGCAGCGGCAGCGGCGAAGCGTAAAGCGATGGAGTTGGCTGCAGGCAATGCGCCGGCAGAAGAAACACCAGCAGTAGAAGCTGAAGCGAGCGATGACAGTGACGACCTTGCAAAGAAAAAGGCAGCGGCTGTAGCGAAGGCAAAAGCGGCGGCAGCGGCGAAACGCAAAGCAATGGAGTTAGCGGGAGAGTCCGCACCAGCGGAAGCACCAGCAACTGAAGCGAGCGATGACAGTGATGACCTTGCGAAGAAGAAGGCTGCAGCAGTAGCAAAGGCGAAAGCAGCGGCAGCAGCAAAGCGTAAAGCGATGGAATTAGCAGGCGGCGCAGCCCCAGCGGATGAACCTGCAGGAGATGACGCTAAGGCAAAAGCGGCAGCAGCGGCAAAAGCGAAGGCAGCAGCAGCGGCGAAAGCAAAGGCAGCTGGAACCGGTGAGGCAGACACTGCGGCCATGGGTGATGATGAAAAAGCGAAAGCCAAAGCAGCGGCAGTAGCAAAAGCAAAAGCGGCAGCAGCAGCGAAGGCGAAAGCAGCAGGCACAGCAAAAGGGAGCGACGTATCGCCAGCCGATACGGCCGATCAACCATCACCAAACCAGCACTTCTTAGATAAGTACAGAAAGGTTATTGAGGAAAACCTCGGTCCTGATGTTTTAGAAGATTCTTATATTAATAAATTATCGAAAGACGTTCCGACACTTATTGCAAAGAAAGATACATATTTCAAGGTAGCTCAGTTTTTAAAATACAACGAGCTCCTCGGGTTCGATTATCTTTCTGAGCTGCATGGAACAGATTTTGTCACACATATGGAAGTATATGTTCACTTATTCTCATACAAAAATCGCCAATCAGTGGCATTAAAAGTGAAGATAGACCGCGATGAACCAACAATCGAGTCCTTGCAGCCAATTTGGGCAGGAGCTAATTGGCCTGAGTGCGAAGCTTATGATTTACTAGGAATTAAGTTTACGGGACATCCGAATTTACATCGGATTATGCTAGGAGAAGATTGGGTTGGCCATCCACTGCGTAAAGATTATGAACAGTATGATGTGGAGGTGTAACCAATGATCAGAACTGAAGAAATGCTGCTAAACGTCGGTCCTCAGCATCCAAGTACGCACGGAGTATTCCGTCTAGTTGTCAAGATCGATGGGGAAATCATCACGGAAGCAACCCCTGTCATCGGTTATTTACACCGCGGAACGGAAAAGTTAGCCGAGAACCTGCAATATACACAGATCATTCCATACACTGACCGAATGGACTATTTGTCAGCGATGACAAATAACTATGTGATTTGTCATGCCGTTGAAACGATGATGGGAATCCAAGTGCCAGAACGTGCTGATTTCCTTCGTGTCATGGCAATGGAATTAGGGCGTATCGCCAGCCACCTGGTTGCCTGGGGTACTTATATCCTTGACCTTGGTGCGACGAGCCCGTTCATCTATGCGTTCCGTGACCGTGAAATGATTATCAATATGCTTAACGAATTATCAGGTGCTCGCTTGACCTTCAACTATATGCGTGTGGGCGGGGTAAAGTGGGATGCTCCAGAAGGCTGGGTCGATGGCGTTAGGGAGTTCGTTCCGTATCTGCGCGAACAGCTAAAGGGTTATCACAACCTCGTATCCGGAAATGAAATCTTTTTAGACCGGGTAAAAGGAGTTGGCGTTTATTCGAAAGAAGAGGCCATCAACTATTCACTCAGTGGTCCAAATCTTCGCAGTACCGGCGTGAAATGGGATCTTCGTAAAGACGAACCATATTCAATTTATGATCGTTTTGATTTTAATGTGGTCACAAGAGAAGAAGGGGATTGTCTAGCACGTTACCATGTGCGTCTTGAAGAAATCGAAGAATCATTGAAAATCCTTGAGCAGGCATGTGAACAATTCCCTGCTGAAGGCGAGATTATGGCCAAGGTGCCAAAAATAATCAAGGCACCAAAAGGGGAAGCTTTTGTACGAATTGAATCTCCACGTGGAGAAATTGGCTGCTATATCTCAAGTGACGGTAAAAAAGAACCGTATCGCTTGAAGTTTAGAAGACCTTCATTCTATAATCTGCAAATTCTCCCTAAATTATTAGTAGGCGAAAACATTGCAAACTTGATTGCGATTTTAGGGGCAGTTGACATTGTCCTTGGGGAGGTGGACGGCTAATGGTAGAAGAGTTGCTCCAATCCAGCCCAGGCTGGATGAACGTTGGAATCTTCTTTTTACTCGCAGTTGTCTTACTATTGGTAGTCTTAGGTTTCGTAACATACGCAATATTAGCAGAGCGAAAGGTTTTAGGATATATGCAGGCCCGTCACGGCCCGAACCAGCTTGGCGGCAAGTGGGGATTACTGCAGACCGTAGCCGACGTTCTTAAACTATTATTAAAAGAAGACATTATTCCAAAGGCAGCTGACAGGCCGTTATTTATCCTAGCACCAATCATTGCTTTTACACCAGCCTTTATGGTGCTCGCGACCATTCCGTTTACCGACAAATTCCAATTTGCGGATATCGGGGTTGGCTTGCTCTATTATATTGCTGTTTCCGGAATGACGATATTTGGAATGGTACTTGGCGGCTGGGCGTCCAACAATAAATACGCGCTCCTAGGGGGCATGCGTGCAGGCGCACAGATGATCTCTTACGAAATACCGCTTGTTATGTCCGTTTTAGGTGTCATTCTATTAACAGGAAGCTTGAATTTAAATGATATTGTCCTGCAGCAGGAGCATGGCTGGTTCATTGTTTATCAGCCGATTGCCTTTATTGTGTTCTTTATCGCATCGATTGCAGAATTAAACCGGACACCATTTGACCTTCCTGAATCAGAGAACGAACTGGTTGCCGGATACTTTGTTGAGTACTCAGGATTCCGTTGGGCATTCTTTATGCTTACTGAATATGTGTACATGTTTGCGATGTCATCACTGATCACCGTCATCTTCCTAGGCGGATGGCTGCCACCGCTGGATATCTTAGGATTTATCCCAGGCGCCGTATGGTTCGCACTTAAATTTAGCGTTGTCATCTTTGTTTACATGTGGCTGCGGGCTACACTTCCACGATTTAGAATCGACCGATTAATGGAATTCGCCTGGAAAGTGCTATTCCCAGTGGCCTTAGCAAATATATTCTTAACAGCGTTAATCAAAACATTATTTTTCTAAGACTTTTTGAAAAAGGAACCTAATGGGGCGCACGCGTTTGGCTTAAGCCCTTGAAGGAGTCCATAACACGATTACAGTATGTAATTTTTAAAATGAAAAAGGGGTGAAAAACGTGCTTGGATTTACAAAAGGCT from Neobacillus sp. CF12 encodes:
- a CDS encoding NADH-quinone oxidoreductase subunit C gives rise to the protein MSGEKDLDQLKREAAEKAKAAALAKRQAKAAGESQDAPKQEDKPSEQALSQDPKPTETPVATDDADLAKKKAAAAAKAKAAALAKKKREGIVEEEAPAPVEEPPAAADAPEDGDDLAKKKAAAVAKAKAAAAAKRKAMELAAGNAPAEETPAVEAEASDDSDDLAKKKAAAVAKAKAAAAAKRKAMELAGESAPAEAPATEASDDSDDLAKKKAAAVAKAKAAAAAKRKAMELAGGAAPADEPAGDDAKAKAAAAAKAKAAAAAKAKAAGTGEADTAAMGDDEKAKAKAAAVAKAKAAAAAKAKAAGTAKGSDVSPADTADQPSPNQHFLDKYRKVIEENLGPDVLEDSYINKLSKDVPTLIAKKDTYFKVAQFLKYNELLGFDYLSELHGTDFVTHMEVYVHLFSYKNRQSVALKVKIDRDEPTIESLQPIWAGANWPECEAYDLLGIKFTGHPNLHRIMLGEDWVGHPLRKDYEQYDVEV
- a CDS encoding NADH-quinone oxidoreductase subunit D, with the protein product MIRTEEMLLNVGPQHPSTHGVFRLVVKIDGEIITEATPVIGYLHRGTEKLAENLQYTQIIPYTDRMDYLSAMTNNYVICHAVETMMGIQVPERADFLRVMAMELGRIASHLVAWGTYILDLGATSPFIYAFRDREMIINMLNELSGARLTFNYMRVGGVKWDAPEGWVDGVREFVPYLREQLKGYHNLVSGNEIFLDRVKGVGVYSKEEAINYSLSGPNLRSTGVKWDLRKDEPYSIYDRFDFNVVTREEGDCLARYHVRLEEIEESLKILEQACEQFPAEGEIMAKVPKIIKAPKGEAFVRIESPRGEIGCYISSDGKKEPYRLKFRRPSFYNLQILPKLLVGENIANLIAILGAVDIVLGEVDG
- the nuoH gene encoding NADH-quinone oxidoreductase subunit NuoH — encoded protein: MVEELLQSSPGWMNVGIFFLLAVVLLLVVLGFVTYAILAERKVLGYMQARHGPNQLGGKWGLLQTVADVLKLLLKEDIIPKAADRPLFILAPIIAFTPAFMVLATIPFTDKFQFADIGVGLLYYIAVSGMTIFGMVLGGWASNNKYALLGGMRAGAQMISYEIPLVMSVLGVILLTGSLNLNDIVLQQEHGWFIVYQPIAFIVFFIASIAELNRTPFDLPESENELVAGYFVEYSGFRWAFFMLTEYVYMFAMSSLITVIFLGGWLPPLDILGFIPGAVWFALKFSVVIFVYMWLRATLPRFRIDRLMEFAWKVLFPVALANIFLTALIKTLFF